The window TCCGCTTTCCGACAGAATGTGGGTGACAACGGTGCGTGTATCCGCATGATCGTCGACGCATAACACGTGCACCCCGTCGAGCCGCGGCAGGTCTGCTTCATTTGCCGGGCGCTCTAATCCCGACAGGGAGGTCTCCGCTGCAGGAATTTCGAAGACAAAGTCGCTGCCGCCGCCTTTCGGACTCTCGACGCGAATCGTTCCACCATGCAATTCCGCAAGGTTCCGGGCGATAGCCAGGCCCAGGCCCAGACCATCGCGCGACGTCATACCCTGCTCGGATTGCCGGAAAGGATTGAAGAGATACGGCAGGAAGTCCGGGCGGATTCCCGGTCCGGTATCACGCACGGACAAATGCAGCAGCGAACCCTCTGCAGAAAGGCGGACACTGACCTTCCCGCCGGGCGGGGTGAACTTGACCGCATTTGAAATGATATTTTTGACAATCTGTTGAAGCCGCGCCGGATCGCCGCGAACAAAGCTGCGCTTCGTGAGAGTCTCGACGTTGAGCGCAATGCTTTTCGCTTCTGCCGGCCTCCGGAAATCATCGGCCACCGAACGAACAATGGCGTCCAA of the Terriglobia bacterium genome contains:
- a CDS encoding ATP-binding protein, which translates into the protein SHELRTPLGVIVGWCEILKRRQLSEAEQPAAMEALDRNARQLTRLVDDLLDVSRIVSGTLRLSLATVPLDAIVRSVADDFRRPAEAKSIALNVETLTKRSFVRGDPARLQQIVKNIISNAVKFTPPGGKVSVRLSAEGSLLHLSVRDTGPGIRPDFLPYLFNPFRQSEQGMTSRDGLGLGLAIARNLAELHGGTIRVESPKGGGSDFVFEIPAAETSLSGLERPANEADLPRLDGVHVLCVDDHADTRTVVTHILSESGAQVIAVESAAEALEKIRKQKPDIVLADLSMPGDDGYALLRKMRAMRGHAGNHMPVVALSALVSEDEQKRAIQAGFQEFVGKPIDRARLIAVLANTLKEARTS